ACAGTCAGCATTTCTTGAAGTCCTCATGGTTCACCACACCTCCACGTTTTGTGTCAAGTTGATCTATGCATTTGCTTTACACCATTTACAGTCACCTGGTGCATATGTATAAGGCTGTATAAACTGAATGCATTGCTTGTACTCTGGTCTGCGTGACCAAAACATTGACTGAGTGCTCAAGAGTTGATTGAACTGTACAGCATACTTAGTTGTTTAAAGGCTAAGTATGCAGTACAGATGAGCCATAATTTTATTAATTGGTTGTAAAATATTGTTTGTTTCCCCATACTCTAAACTTTCATCTGGTgttcatagagcatagaacagcacaggaacagacccttcagcccacaatatctctactgaacatgatgtcaagaccaactcttatctgcctgcacataatccatatccatccactcactgcacatccatatgcctatgcaaaagtctcttattgtattgtattttttaatgaccacacagccaggctggtggaattttgggttgtcagcagcgatacaataataaagaacacacaaaatgtaacacaaacatccaccacagcattcatcactgtggtggaaggcacaaaatttggccagtcctcctccatttcccccccgtggacaggaccagagaccagagtcagtccaggatcggctcttcctcaccggagaccgcggctttagattgttgtaggccgcaggccggcggtcgagatttaaagtctccgccgcagccagaagcaccgtagactgcagggccggcagtcgaagctcccctccaggggtgatggtaagtccatgccggccccgcggtagaagttggccgcgggccggcagtgatggcttcttcttcccccgggtccaccacgagggatcccgggctgtagacgccgcaccagctggagctctgcagaccgcggcttcaggctgcgacttcaggctgccggctgccccgggccagcgaaacggagcgctcccctccagcgagggctcacccgctccatgccgagagtccacgctgtgtccgccgctgaagccccgggcgcatctccgggaaaggccgcgccgatccttgatgttaggccacgggggaggcgacctggaaaaagtcgcctctccatggaggaggcgaccgaagcggtttccccctcacccccccacaccacctcccacacaagacacacaaagaaccattaaatacacactttaaaacatactaaaaaattttaaaaagttgaaaaaactgacgcactgctgacatggctgctgtcaGAGCAGCACCCCCTACCCCTTATTGTATGTGCCTCCACTACCTGTACAACTTGTTGATTTGACATATAAAACAGAAGCTACTTTTCTCCATCTTTAGAAGAGCTTTCATTTTATTAATCAAAAACATTGCAACATATTCTTTGGTGTTTGATTAAACATGGCACGTTTAAAATTAAACAGTTTATGTGCTGGGTATTGCTGCAAGCCTCTTGAACTTGTCAGATAAATGGGATCAACCAAATGTGTGGTTACTGGCTCTCACCGCAGCTCATTGTTTCTCATTGAAGTACATCATGCTCACTTTATTTTGCAAATAAATTTGCACACTAATGAAATACCCAACTTTGGAGAAAGCATGCTTGTATTTTAATAACATTATCTTAGATTGTACATTGATCTAAAATGAATTTTCTGAACTATTTTCAGAGTTCATGGGCCACCTGAAATAACGGAGCTACATTCGAGCATACAATATGATAATACCCTCCTGACGGCTTGTGAATTGTAGTGCTTTAGTAAAGCTTTCTCCAGTCTTGCCATCCAGCCATGATTGCTGTTCTTTGGTTAAACCCCTTGCCTTGTGTCGGCCCCTCTTTGCACAGGTCCTAAAGGGGTCATAAATGACTGGCGTCGGTTCAAGCAGCTGGAAAACGAGCAGCGAGCAGAGCAACGTCGGGAGGTCCATCGGCTCATCAAGAAGCTCTCGATGAGCTGCAGGTCTCACTTGGAtgatcagaaggaactgcagaggcagaGAGTGGTCCAGGAGAAAATCAACAGCAAGGTCAGCATTGTACAAGCTGCTTGATCGTCCAAGCAGGAGTCCACATCCGCGGTCACGTTCTACCCCTGTCAATAGAAGTGGGCGCCAAGTGTTAATGCAGACATTTACCCTAGTGACAGGTCACTGTAGAAATCAAACTCTGATTTAAAGGAGGACTAAATGAGGAGGATTAATCTACATTTAACTAGATCagctggactgaagaagggtctcgaactgaaatgtcacctgttccttttctccagagatgctgcctgaccccctgagttactccaacgttttgtatctatcttcggtttaaactagtatctgaaGTTGTATTCTATCGTAAAATGTAACCGAATGTCAAAAGAAATTGGTTGAGGTTTGGCAAGTTTTTTTTGATGTTATTACTTGCGTTGTTATGCGGCTGAAACCTGCAAAAAGTATGTCTTGAATTCAGCCATATTCAAGGGGTTATGAATTGAAATGATGCTGCCTGgatatttaccagaatgctgcttggattagaggatattagttacgaggaaaggttgggcagacttggattatATTCTCCTGAGCGCCAGAGATTGAGGGGAAACTTGATAGAATATACAAAGTAATGAGAGGCGGAtaggtagacagtcggaaccttgTTTCCCCAGTGCGGAAAGAATTAgtgggcataactttaagattgGAGGACAAACTTTaagggagatgtgtggggaaagtttttttctatacagagggtggtcggtgcctggaacgcgctgccacaggtggtggtggaggcaaatatgatagtgatTTTTAAgcggattttagataggcacagggttatgcggggaatggagggatgtggatcacgtgcaggcagataagatgtatctatcttggcatcatgttcggcatggagatTGTGGGTCAGTGACTGGTCCTTTTCTATGGTCTATGGAAGCTAATGTCTTGCTGCCTCTCTTTGTAGATGACGATCAAAGAGTGCAACATGTTGCATGAACATGACGATGAAATGTTCCTGGAGCAGTACCGCAAGCAGCGGATGGAGGAGATGAGGGAGCATCTGTACAGTGGGAAGCGCTTTGAACAGATCTATGAGCTGACCAGCTCCCAGGACTTCCTGGACACCATCGACAAGGAGGAGAAGAACACTCTCATCGTCGTTCACATATACGAGGACGACCTGGCCGGCTGCGACGCCATGAATGGGTGCCTGCTCTGCTTGGCCTCCGATTACCCGCTTGTGAAGTTCTGCAAGGTGCGCAGCTCGGTGATTGGAGCCAGCGCCAGGTTCACCGACAACGCCCTGCCTGCTCTGCTGGTCTACAAGTGCGGCGACCTGATCGGTAACTTCGTACGCATCACTGACCAACTGGGATATGACTTTTTCGCGGTGGACCTGGAGGCGTTTTTGCGGGAGTACGGTGTGCTGCCGGAGAAGGACGTGGTGTCACCCACCTCCATCCAGAGTGCCTCAGTGTCTCACAGTGATGATAGCGACCTGGACGTTGACTAACCGGCAGTCACAGAGCCAGTTCCTCGTGAGGTAGGGCTTAGTGTGTTACCAGAGCCAATTCTCCCAAGTAGCCTGCCTCTGAATTACTTATCTGAACTGCTGATTTGAGGAGGCGCTTATTTTTATTTACATTGCTGAGAGTGTGCTGAGAATAATAATCAGACCAGCACACACTTATTTGGACCAAGGTGATTTTTGTAGTCCCCAGTTGTGACCCTGTGAGTTTAGACTTGTCAAGtgtccactcctcccctctccaaccACCCCTCAGTCATCGCGACTGGAGCCACCCCTACACGCTAACCAGCATAGGAATGGTTCCGTCAGCAGTGAAGTGTCAGGCTATGCACTGGAGGAAGCCCAGCTAAATCTATAGTTAGAACCCCTCACCCGTACAGAGGTTTGCAAATAATGAAAACCTATTTTGTTTTTGACTAGCTAAAATAGATTTGTGGATTTTACTGTAGCACTGTAAATAATTTATATTCTCATCGTTTTTCTGAATCTGATCATTATAATAATATCTGCTTTCTGGCCTCTTCTAAATTTTTAATAAATCACAGCTAAACCAGATTGTTACTTTTCTAACCACTTCTTCAATGGGTCCTGGATGTAACAGAGGCTTGTGTCACTTTTGCTTGTAGAGATGCCCCTGGTTCTCCAGTTGAGGGAGCATGTTGAATCCTGCCTCGGTTCTGCATATTTCTACCTCCTCAGTTCCTCCACGGTTCCTGGGTGCTTACTTGCAATATAGTAACTTGTGATGAATTTTGCTTTATGCCATTCAACTCGTTTACATTCTAAACCTGAAAAAAATGTAAGCCATTTTGTAACTTTACCCCCCAAAAAACTTTAATTTCTTTCTGCAAGTCACACTGAAGCCCGGTTATGTAGCGTTATTTGTCTGTAGTTTGTGTTAATCTAAGACCCAACGTTAACTGTACATTGTACACACAGTTCAGTGAATTATTAGCATGGCAGCTGAGATTTTATAGGCTGTTTTAACAAGCTGTTTGCTTGCTCAACATTTGTCAGGATCTTTTGTAGAACCACAATTCTGTGATGTTTAAAATATCAATTTGAACTTTTACTACATTGCTTGTTGAGACTGACTGCATTGCATTTTATGTAGTTACATTTATAAAGAGAATGTACCTTTGTTTCTCATTGTCTCCTAATCTAATAAAAAAGAAAGTGAAATAAATGGGTTTGCTTTTATACTTTACAATTCAGAGTTTTTCTCTGAACTTACTTAACAGATTCTCTCCAGTTTTCCTTCCTTATCAAACGAGTCATATCCACAGCCTCTGACATGGAGATAGAAAGCAGAGGTGCCACATTCCTTTGCACTTATCAAATCTGATCTTGGCAGTAAGATGATACGCatttcttattttctcactttaTGGCCCAGTGTCCTGGTGGCACTGCGAGTGAATGGGGATATcgatcttcttgcgtatggcgtgcacagcctaaagttgtaggacaacttgttctatttgattgtgcacaccaggttgattgcattagttgaaacggggcggaccacgtgaaggttgcaatctcccatcccgggATATCGATGATGTGGGGGTCAGCCTTGCCCAGCTGATGGTTGCTTCATGGTCATCTCTGCGGGCCAACGTTGGACTGCGTTCCATGTGCTCGCTCATCCAGCCGCTCATCCAGCTGATAGGTCTTCCCGTCCCCACACCATGACCTGTGGCCCTGCAACCACCCATAGCCACCCCTCCGCTTCTGTCCCCACGTACTACTCCGAACTGACCGCAAGACTAGGGCGCTGTGCCAAGGACGCAGGAGATAAGTAACCACTGATGCTGAGGTAATCTGTAAGCACCAATGAAcacatgtgcaggaaagaaccgcagatgctggtttaaatcgaagataaaatcgaagataaacacaaaaagctggagtaactcagcgtttgGAGTTGCGAGTGTTGTGctgaggagtttagtttagagatacattgttgaaacaggcccaccgaatccactcctacacacaagggtcaatttacagaagccaattaacctacaaacctgcatctctggaatgtgggaggaaattggatcacccggaggaagtccatgcagtcacatggagaacatacaaacttcacacacacacacacactaatattGTGTGGTAGAGGAAATGGGTAAACaaaacacgggtgaacaaagggaggaaaactgactgaacgttattgccttccatcacagtgatcactggtgaatgtttatgttaagttccatcgttctttttaattgtgttgtgttcttttaattgatattttggtaactcaaatatcactgtaccttaactggtacatgcgacaataaatgtgaatctgaatctgaaatgggAAACTCAAACCTGCCTTCAGGACTCCTCACCTTGTTGCATGCCACACCTTCAAACTTATTTTGTCACGATTCATTCACTGAACCAAGCTTACAACTGTCAGGAGTAAACATTTGGCCAGCGGCCcataaatgtttaaaatatttggTTCGCTGCCtgtgaacaattaaaaaaaaaaaaaaaaaaaaaaagctttgctCAGAATCCAAGGTAAGAATGATTCAGTGTGACTGGGAAATGGCAAGGGTATTAAGGATGTGTGTGTAGGAACCTGGATGTTTAATAGGTGTGCTGCACGTGACAAGTTTCTGCACATGTTCCTTGTGTATAAACCTTGAATAAAGTTCCAAGCCAGTTATCGATATAAAAATTGTCCACATATTCTTAGGCAGTCcctcaaattggaggagcaactgaTTCCACTCTGGTCCTGTGGGTTCTTCAAACTGGGCAGGAGATCGGAGACGGTGGGCAGATGGAGAGCTTGTGAATGGGTTCACTCCATCCGCAatacaatgtcacccattcctttcctccagagatgcggtctgacctgctgagactccagctttttgtgactatcttcggtttaaaccagcatcttcagttcctacacacgggaattagaaacatagaagataggtgcaggagaaggccattcggcccttcgagccagcacagccattcattgtgatcatggctggtcatccacaatcagtaacccgtgcctgccttctccccataccccttgattctgctagccctagagctctatctaactctcttttaaatgtatccagtgaaatggcctccactgccttctgtggaagagaatttcacaaattcacaactctctgggtgaaaaagtttttttctcatctcagttttaattcttagactgtggcctgtggttctggactcccccaacattgggaacatttattctgcatctagcttatgctgtccgtttataattttatatgcttctataacctAGTTTAAACTCTTCCGTGCAGGAGGCTGGTACCActcctgttaaggtgcaacccgtcccttttgtacaggtcatccctgcccaagaagagatcccagtgatccagaaatctaaatcccaGCTCCCTGCGCCAACTCCTCAGACACACATTCATTTCCCctgtcttcctgttcttaccttcactagcacgaggtactggaagcaatcctgagatcactaccctggaggtcctgcttttcaatcTCTCACCTAATTCCCTAAACTCGTGTTGCAGTACCTCCTTCCTCTTCATACCTATattgtttgtgccaacatgcacaacaacctccggctgcttCCCCTCCCTCTCGAGGATGCCGTGCAGCTGCTccgagacatcctggacccttggcaccagggaggcagcacaccatacTGGACTCTCGCCTGTTTCCGcacaatctcctgtccgcacctctgactATCGAGTcgaccaccactatggctctgcccgatgtCACTCTTCCCTGTTGAGCTTCAACACTAGGGTTGGAGTCGCAGCCCAGGCAGCCACACAAACTTGACATGTCGTCTGCCCTGACAGCTCCCAAGGCGCTGTACCTATTTTCAATAGGTATAGGCCTCCTGTACTCCTGCACATTCATTCCGCGTCTGTCAtatgtagagccaggatgtttaggctctaaaaatctctgaaataggcaggcaaaaaggcatagtaaaattacaaaaaaggaacGAAAAGGCAGTTATTGACAAAAGAgacataaaaaggcatttatttccaccaccaatatatggttaaaaatgataattataaaggtatactacattaaatgaccaaagttgcctggttgcacataactaccagcattttttcaaattatctggtgttaaactatgccgtctgtcagacagaatatgctacagTTGTGGAAAAAcatctttctaccccagctgagatCACTGGTGCAtccctgaaacaagctacaaactttACATTCATGTCGACATCTTGTGCATCACAACTacttttgagaactttagctatgttttgtatttcttcaatatCTGTGTTAGTAAAAATCatcctctcacattttccttgtatgtctgtaccttcatcgccaggaactttaattacaaagtacagcaagtgaagacgtGAACAACTGGGCAATAATTCAgctctttgacttctccaatacttccgatgtcaagaaatactcctttgatggttgacctgcctctagtgtaccaatgaccacattggcaccAAATCTACCCACAGCATCAGTTATCTCATcttttgagatccatattttgttgcatgcaacttcatctctaattttctgtgcaacaatgttgaagttgctgtcaacataatttttccgtaatgatgactcgcttggtatatgttcctctgtgtatttccctaaaaaacctctgagagatttgttttccaatttccacagtggaattccagcatcaatgaatgcgttGCAAAGATCACTCTTCATGAATGCATGGAgatgaaatattttttctcatggttcactgctttctcacatgcacacagttgtctgtagagaatatatcactcccgtacactgTCACCAaatcgttcaagttcaagtcctcaagtgagtttattgtcatgtgtccttgtataggacaatgaaattcttgctttgcttaagcacacagaaaatagtaggcatttactacaaaacagataaatgtgtccatataccataatataaatatatacacacatgaataaataaactgataaagtgcaaatagcagaaagtggttattaataatcagttttgtccaagccaggtttaatagcctgatggctgtggggaagtagctattcctgaacctggttgttgcagtcttcaggctcctgtaccttctacctgaaggtagcagggagatgagtgtgtggccaggatggtctttgatgatactgccagccttattgaggcagcgactgagataaatcccctcgatggaaggaaggtcagagccgaagatggactgggcagtgtttactactttttgcagtcttttcctctccagggcgctcaaattgccgaaccaagccacgatgcaaccggtcagcatgctctcttctgtgcacctgtagaagttagagattcagattcagattcagattcaattttaattgtcattgtcagtgtacagtacagagacaacaaaatgcatttagcatctccctggaagagcgacatagcaaatgatttgaataaataataataagtgtccgggggggggggggggggtgattggcagtcacgaggtacgttgttgagtagagtgatagGTAGAATTGAAgaaagagtcttccttgacaaaccgactctccgtaatcgttCCATTTTTTACAAGGcattgacttgactttaggcattttgacacTTGTGCtggggtagatcctacaggagcggggatgcagacctctacaggcaggccaagtacaagctaagaagaggaatcagagctgccaaggaaaggtacaatAAAGTTGAGGAGCAAATTCTCAGCAAATGAcgcttcttcagtgtggaagggcttgcaagaaatcacaagctacaagaggaaaacacccgctccttggacaatcatcagctgaccaacgacctgaacgagttctacagtttcgataaacagaaacttaaccctggtaaccccaaccaacacttcacacctactcacagcctgactccagtttg
The DNA window shown above is from Amblyraja radiata isolate CabotCenter1 chromosome 32, sAmbRad1.1.pri, whole genome shotgun sequence and carries:
- the pdcl gene encoding phosducin-like protein, whose amino-acid sequence is MTTLDDKILGEKLQYYYSSSDDEDSDRDDNQQKTIKDPVIPVGAEVRERRAINTGPKGVINDWRRFKQLENEQRAEQRREVHRLIKKLSMSCRSHLDDQKELQRQRVVQEKINSKMTIKECNMLHEHDDEMFLEQYRKQRMEEMREHLYSGKRFEQIYELTSSQDFLDTIDKEEKNTLIVVHIYEDDLAGCDAMNGCLLCLASDYPLVKFCKVRSSVIGASARFTDNALPALLVYKCGDLIGNFVRITDQLGYDFFAVDLEAFLREYGVLPEKDVVSPTSIQSASVSHSDDSDLDVD